A region of Streptomyces cinnamoneus DNA encodes the following proteins:
- a CDS encoding lysine N(6)-hydroxylase/L-ornithine N(5)-oxygenase family protein: protein MTSPQEPPASAPDHPLDLVGIGIGPFNLSLAALAHPLQDLKAAFYDQSPSFQWHPGLLIDGTALQVPHLADLVTLADPTSPWSFLNYLKTRERLYPFYFAERQHIHRAEYDAYCRWVSENLRGLHFNHHIDAVRWNPERVLFEIDYTQLDPDGEADALGRAYTRNLVLGVGTAPYVPEPLRPLVDAPNVPVIHAADYLSHRDRLLEAEHITVIGSGQSGAEVFLDLLRRRPEGREKLHWIARTPAFAPMEYSKLGLEHFTPDYTHYFRTLPEPVRDQVLPQQWQLHQGIDTHTIADIHDELYRRSLHGGWPDATLTPGVFVRTAGRVGTTRVELHLEHTQQGSRSRLTTDAVVLATGYRERRVDTLLAALDPYIRRDSSGRPRIDEHHRLILDPSVKGAVHVQNAETHTHGVGAPDLGLAAWRSAVILNALTGKTVYALPQRTAFTTFGLEPRPQPRPQTAIGSENRHTIPRQLPVH from the coding sequence ATGACCAGCCCCCAAGAGCCCCCCGCCTCCGCCCCCGACCACCCCCTCGACCTCGTCGGCATCGGCATCGGCCCCTTCAACCTCTCCCTCGCCGCCCTCGCCCACCCCCTCCAGGACCTCAAGGCCGCCTTCTACGACCAGAGCCCGTCCTTCCAGTGGCACCCCGGCCTCCTCATCGACGGCACCGCCCTCCAGGTCCCCCACCTCGCCGATCTCGTCACCCTCGCCGACCCCACCAGCCCCTGGTCCTTCCTCAACTACCTCAAGACCCGCGAACGCCTCTACCCCTTCTACTTCGCCGAGCGCCAGCACATCCACCGCGCCGAATACGACGCCTACTGCCGCTGGGTCAGCGAGAACCTCCGCGGACTCCACTTCAACCACCACATCGACGCCGTCCGCTGGAACCCCGAACGCGTCCTCTTCGAGATCGACTACACCCAGCTCGACCCCGACGGCGAAGCCGACGCCCTCGGCCGCGCCTACACCCGCAACCTCGTCCTCGGCGTGGGGACCGCCCCCTACGTCCCCGAACCGCTCCGCCCCCTCGTCGACGCCCCCAACGTCCCCGTCATCCACGCCGCGGACTACCTCTCCCACCGCGACAGACTCCTCGAAGCCGAACACATCACCGTCATCGGCAGCGGACAGTCAGGCGCCGAGGTCTTCCTCGACCTCCTCCGCCGCCGCCCCGAAGGCCGCGAAAAACTCCACTGGATCGCCCGCACCCCCGCCTTCGCCCCCATGGAGTACAGCAAGCTCGGCCTCGAGCACTTCACCCCCGACTACACCCACTACTTCCGCACCCTCCCCGAACCCGTCCGCGACCAGGTCCTGCCCCAGCAGTGGCAGCTCCACCAGGGCATCGACACCCACACCATCGCCGACATCCACGACGAGCTCTACCGCCGCAGCCTCCACGGCGGCTGGCCCGACGCCACCCTCACCCCCGGAGTCTTCGTCCGCACCGCCGGACGCGTCGGCACCACCCGCGTCGAACTCCACCTCGAACACACCCAGCAAGGCAGCCGCTCCCGCCTCACCACCGACGCCGTCGTCCTCGCCACCGGCTACCGCGAACGCCGCGTCGACACCCTCCTCGCCGCCCTCGACCCCTACATCCGCCGAGACTCCAGCGGCCGCCCCCGCATCGACGAACACCACCGGCTCATCCTCGACCCCTCCGTCAAGGGAGCCGTCCACGTCCAGAACGCCGAAACCCACACCCACGGCGTCGGCGCCCCCGACCTCGGCCTCGCCGCCTGGCGCAGCGCCGTCATCCTCAACGCCCTCACGGGGAAAACCGTCTACGCCCTGCCCCAGCGCACCGCCTTCACCACCTTCGGCCTGGAGCCGCGGCCACAACCACGACCCCAGACCGCCATCGGCTCAGAAAACCGGCACACCATCCCGCGTCAGCTTCCAGTCCACTGA
- the atpF gene encoding F0F1 ATP synthase subunit B, producing MAMTFALDVGPLKPEPAPLILGLVLFFLTFWVMAKVILPRVNKVLIERENATEGRFEEAEETRAEAARVHAEYQELLAEARHEAARLRQESFEQGTAIIAELRAEGQRQREEIISAGHAVIDAERAVAEAELREQVGVLATDLAGKIVGEPMTDYARESGVVDRFLEELRTAKASDAAAGETRD from the coding sequence ATGGCCATGACTTTTGCTCTCGACGTAGGGCCGCTGAAGCCCGAGCCCGCACCGCTCATCCTGGGTCTGGTGCTGTTCTTCCTCACCTTCTGGGTGATGGCGAAGGTGATCCTTCCGCGCGTCAACAAGGTCCTCATCGAGCGTGAGAACGCCACCGAGGGGCGTTTCGAGGAGGCCGAGGAGACGCGTGCCGAGGCGGCGCGGGTCCACGCCGAGTACCAGGAGCTGCTGGCGGAGGCCCGCCACGAGGCGGCGCGGCTGCGGCAGGAGTCGTTCGAGCAGGGCACGGCGATCATCGCGGAGCTGCGGGCCGAGGGCCAGCGGCAGCGTGAGGAGATCATCTCCGCCGGTCACGCGGTGATCGACGCGGAGCGCGCGGTGGCCGAGGCGGAGCTGCGCGAGCAGGTCGGCGTGCTGGCCACGGACCTCGCGGGCAAGATCGTCGGCGAGCCGATGACGGACTACGCCCGGGAGAGCGGTGTCGTCGACCGCTTCCTGGAGGAGCTGCGCACGGCGAAGGCGTCGGACGCGGCAGCGGGCGAGACCCGCGACTGA
- the pepN gene encoding aminopeptidase N: MPVLTCDEAQTRARLLDVHRYEIDLDLTRGDEHFRSTTVIHFTARNSGDTFVELKPATLHTVRLDGTPLDPATLDDNRLPLTLTAGPHELHVEADMRYSRTGEGMHRFTDPADGETYLYTQTFIDDAQRVFAAFDQPDLKAVYDATVTAPPHWTVLGNARATRVGPPAQGRWHLATTKPLSTYFVAFAAGPWHSVHTEHAGLPFALHCRRSLAPHLDADAGELLDITRRCFDRYHEIFDEPYPFDSYDQAFVPEFNAGAMENPGLVTFRDEFVYRSAVTDTERQTRGMVIAHEMAHMWFGDLVTLRWWDDIWLNESFAEYMGYQVLADATRFTGTWTDFAIARKSWGYDADQRPSTHPVAPAPGAVTDTASALLNFDGISYAKGASALRQLVTWLGEKDFLAGINDHFSRHRFGNATLADFIDSLDRHSSRDVPTWAAHWLRTSGVDTLTPHTPAPTTPGTWRLELHHDGTRPHHLTVGLYDHTPDDPHALTPRTPLTLDLPADGHTPVLDLPGPRPALVLLNDGDLTYAKVRLDPDSWTTALTSLSSLPDPLTRAVLWNAARDMVRDAELAPAAYLDAARAHLPHENDIAITQGVLAFARTAIADHYTTAKDRPAALATLTDLCHDLLTRTEGTDAHGLRLTAVRTLISSATTPTTLQDWLAAGTVPAGPALDPELRWGILARLAVLGATTTADIDAELTRDPSATGQEGAARCRAALPDPVTKEAAWHAMYGGDDLSNYLFTATAQGFWQPEQTDLLRPYLDRYYPDAVAVAARRGPALAVAAGRDGFPRTLIDEENLRRGEQCLRDADPTPALRRRLTDQLDDLRRALAIHAAQG, encoded by the coding sequence ATGCCCGTACTGACGTGTGACGAAGCCCAGACCCGAGCCCGCCTCCTCGACGTCCACCGCTACGAGATCGACCTCGACCTCACCCGCGGCGACGAACACTTCCGCTCCACCACCGTCATCCACTTCACCGCACGGAACTCCGGCGACACCTTCGTCGAACTCAAACCCGCCACCCTGCACACCGTCCGCCTCGACGGCACCCCGCTCGACCCCGCCACGCTCGACGACAACCGGCTACCGCTCACCCTCACCGCCGGCCCCCACGAACTCCACGTCGAAGCCGACATGCGCTACTCCCGCACCGGCGAGGGCATGCACCGCTTCACCGACCCCGCCGACGGGGAGACCTACCTCTACACCCAGACCTTCATCGACGACGCCCAGCGCGTCTTCGCCGCCTTCGACCAGCCCGACCTCAAGGCCGTCTACGACGCCACCGTCACCGCACCCCCGCACTGGACCGTTCTCGGCAACGCCCGCGCCACCCGCGTCGGACCGCCCGCCCAAGGCCGCTGGCACCTGGCCACCACGAAACCCCTGAGCACCTACTTCGTCGCTTTCGCCGCCGGCCCCTGGCACAGCGTCCACACCGAGCACGCCGGCCTGCCCTTCGCCCTGCACTGCCGCCGTTCCCTCGCCCCCCACCTCGACGCCGACGCCGGCGAACTCCTCGACATCACCCGGCGCTGCTTCGACCGCTACCACGAGATCTTCGACGAGCCCTACCCCTTCGACTCCTACGACCAGGCGTTCGTCCCCGAGTTCAACGCCGGCGCCATGGAGAACCCCGGCCTCGTCACCTTCCGCGACGAATTCGTCTACCGCTCCGCCGTCACCGACACCGAACGCCAGACCCGCGGCATGGTCATCGCCCACGAGATGGCCCACATGTGGTTCGGCGACCTCGTCACCCTCCGCTGGTGGGACGACATCTGGCTCAACGAGTCCTTCGCCGAGTACATGGGGTACCAGGTCCTCGCCGACGCCACCCGCTTCACCGGCACCTGGACCGACTTCGCCATCGCCCGCAAGAGCTGGGGCTACGACGCCGACCAACGCCCCTCCACCCACCCCGTCGCCCCCGCCCCCGGCGCCGTGACCGACACCGCCTCCGCACTCCTCAACTTCGACGGCATCTCCTACGCCAAGGGCGCCAGCGCCCTGCGCCAGCTCGTCACCTGGCTCGGCGAGAAGGACTTCCTCGCCGGCATCAACGACCACTTCTCCCGCCACCGCTTCGGCAACGCCACCCTCGCCGACTTCATCGACTCCCTCGACCGCCACTCCAGCCGCGACGTCCCCACCTGGGCCGCCCACTGGCTGCGCACCAGCGGAGTCGACACCCTCACCCCCCACACCCCCGCCCCCACCACCCCCGGCACCTGGCGACTGGAGCTCCACCACGACGGCACCCGCCCCCACCACCTCACCGTCGGCCTCTACGACCACACCCCCGACGACCCCCACGCCCTCACCCCCCGCACCCCCCTCACCCTCGACCTCCCCGCCGACGGCCACACCCCCGTCCTCGACCTCCCCGGCCCCCGCCCCGCACTCGTCCTCCTCAACGACGGCGACCTCACCTACGCCAAGGTCCGCCTCGACCCCGACTCCTGGACCACCGCCCTCACCTCCCTCTCCTCCCTCCCCGACCCCCTCACCCGGGCCGTCCTGTGGAACGCCGCCCGCGACATGGTCCGCGACGCCGAGCTCGCCCCCGCCGCCTACCTCGACGCCGCCCGCGCCCACCTGCCGCACGAGAACGACATCGCCATCACCCAAGGCGTCCTCGCCTTCGCCCGCACCGCGATCGCCGACCACTACACGACCGCGAAGGACCGCCCCGCCGCCCTCGCCACCCTCACCGACCTCTGCCACGACCTCCTCACCCGCACCGAGGGCACCGACGCCCACGGCCTGCGCCTGACCGCCGTCCGCACCCTCATCTCCAGCGCCACCACCCCCACCACCCTCCAGGACTGGCTGGCCGCCGGCACCGTCCCCGCCGGCCCCGCCCTCGACCCCGAACTGCGCTGGGGCATCCTCGCCCGCCTGGCCGTCCTCGGCGCCACCACCACCGCCGACATCGACGCCGAACTCACCCGCGACCCCAGCGCCACCGGCCAGGAAGGCGCCGCACGCTGCCGCGCCGCCCTCCCCGACCCGGTGACCAAGGAAGCCGCCTGGCACGCCATGTACGGCGGCGACGACCTGTCCAACTACCTCTTCACCGCCACCGCACAGGGCTTCTGGCAGCCCGAGCAGACCGACCTCCTCCGCCCCTACCTCGACCGCTACTACCCCGACGCCGTCGCCGTCGCCGCCCGCCGCGGACCCGCCCTCGCCGTCGCCGCCGGCCGCGACGGGTTCCCCCGCACCCTCATCGACGAGGAGAACCTGCGCCGCGGCGAACAGTGCCTGCGCGACGCCGACCCCACCCCCGCGCTGCGCCGCCGCCTCACCGACCAGCTCGACGACCTGCGCCGCGCCCTGGCCATCCACGCCGCCCAGGGATGA
- a CDS encoding chorismate mutase gives MNNSANDESVRAELTRLRDSIDNIDAAVIHMLAERFKCTQQVGHLKAAHKMPPADPARESRQIARLRELAENAKLDPAFAEKFLNFIIAEVIRHHETIARA, from the coding sequence ATGAACAACAGTGCCAACGACGAGTCCGTGCGTGCGGAGCTCACGCGCCTGCGCGACAGCATCGACAACATCGACGCCGCGGTGATCCACATGCTCGCCGAGCGCTTCAAATGCACCCAGCAGGTCGGCCACCTCAAGGCCGCCCACAAGATGCCCCCCGCCGACCCCGCCCGCGAGTCCCGCCAGATCGCCCGCCTGCGCGAACTCGCCGAGAACGCGAAACTTGACCCCGCCTTCGCGGAGAAGTTCCTCAACTTCATCATCGCGGAGGTCATCCGCCACCACGAGACCATCGCCCGGGCCTGA